The Pygocentrus nattereri isolate fPygNat1 chromosome 17, fPygNat1.pri, whole genome shotgun sequence genome window below encodes:
- the bloc1s3 gene encoding biogenesis of lysosome-related organelles complex 1 subunit 3 → MAGRKVAVVVQGEAEETDSDSDQEVYITTARPSSGLTVPGEASETDSEGEAEPWRPEHSQNPLLFRPDLPPLVVARGPEVLSEPGPDDGRCLRLEPAGQSTLLQQKLQESNARLCADVQHSLRLLYQGASRDIRTATAHLNTSQNGIINTSHSIRLILEDLRAVSEKIDIITSCKLLPDITAPGQLAASGP, encoded by the coding sequence ATGGCTGGCAGGAAGGTGGCGGTGGTGGTTCAGGGCGAGGCCGAGGAGACGGACTCTGACTCGGACCAGGAGGTCTACATCACCACGGCCAGACCCTCCTCAGGACTCACGGTTCCTGGAGAAGCTTCAGAGACCGACAGCGAGGGAGAAGCAGAGCCATGGAGACCAGAACACTCCCAGAACCCCCTGCTGTTCCGGCCGGATCTGCCTCCTCTGGTGGTCGCTCGCGGCCCTGAGGTGCTGTCAGAGCCTGGACCAGATGATGGGAGGTGTTTGAGGTTGGAACCTGCCGGACAGTCCACTCTGCTGCAGCAGAAGCTGCAGGAGAGCAACGCTCGGCTCTGCGCCGACGTTCAGCACAGCCTGAGGCTCCTGTACCAGGGAGCGTCCAGAGACATCCGGACCGCCACCGCCCACCTGAACACCTCCCAGAACGGCATCATCAACACCTCTCACAGCATCCGCCTCATCCTGGAGGACCTCAGAGCCGTGTCCGAGAAGATCGACATCATCACCAGCTGCAAGCTCCTGCCGGACATCACCGCGCCCGGCCAGCTGGCCGCCTCTGGACCTTGA